GCGCGACGGAAAATGGGCGCGCATATCGAATGATGTGATCGAGGATCTGCGCGTCGCGATCGATCTCGGACTGTTCGACAGCACGAGAGACAAGAAAGCGATCTTCAAGCCGGGGCAAGATGTCGTCATCGAAGAGGGGCCCTTTGCCGGGCTCGGTGCGAAAGTGAAAAAGGCTCTGTCCGGTCAGGATGCGGAAATCCTGGTCGATCTGCTCGGGCGCTCCACTCTCGTTAGAGTCGATCTAGATCTGATCAAGGCGGCGTGATCGTCTCCGAGGCGCTTTGACGCTGCGACGGCAGCGATGCTTCCGAACAGATAGTGTGCCCCGCATGCTCGCATCACCGATACGAGCGAAGGCGCGCCCATGAGGCACGATCTGATGAAATGGATGCTGATCGTGATCGGCATTCCTGTGCTGTGCACTTTGGTGCTCAGAATATTTGTCGCGCCGCTGATCAATTGAAGCGCGATTAAAAGCGCTTACGCCGGTTTATCGTGTCTAATAGCCGGGAATGGCGCTCTGCGTGACGAAGGAAACGAAGGTTTCCTTGCCGGCGGGACGGAGCGAAATTTCAAGTTCATCGCCGCCGCGGACTTTCAGGCGGCACAGACCTATACGGCTCTGAAGCGCTTCGATTTCCGCCCAAATCTTGCCCTCTCCGGACGTCGCCACGCGCGACGGCTCCTTCATAACGGCGAGCGAATAATAAACGGGAAGGTCTTCCTGCCCCTCAACGCGCAGGACGCCGCGACCCTCCAGTCCTCCGATTTTC
Above is a window of Terrihabitans soli DNA encoding:
- the nusG gene encoding transcription termination/antitermination protein NusG, translated to MNAAAPKEWHILYTEPKGEEGVALALSKSGVPVFLPKIKRDRVLRHTRKYKTPKYKTVEAVMFPRYVFAAADRIDLSEVDGVNGVLRRDGKWARISNDVIEDLRVAIDLGLFDSTRDKKAIFKPGQDVVIEEGPFAGLGAKVKKALSGQDAEILVDLLGRSTLVRVDLDLIKAA